AACAAATTCCACACTTTTTTGGTTATGATGCAGATCCAGAAGGAGACTTTGCTTTCTTCCAGATGGATGGAGAAAACACACTTTCTGAGTTAGGAAATATTATTGGATCCATAAGTATAGGAGCAACGTTAGTAGGAGTTCTTGCCTTAGGAATACTCATATTATGGAGTAATGTTTTATCAAAAAAAGGAAGAATTTTCCAACTTATACAAGGACCTCTTGTCGCAGTTGCCGTTGGTATTATTTATTTTATAAGCACACAAGGATCTGAGTATGGAATAAGTGCAGAGCACTTAGTAAGTGTACCAGTACCGGATAGTGTAGACAGTTTTATAGGTCAGTTTGCTTTTCCAAACTTTGGGGCAATAACAAATCCAGCAATCTGGGTAACGGCATTTACGATAGCTCTTGTAGCAAGTTTAGAAACGTTATTATGTGTTGAGGCTACAGATAAGCTAGATCCAGATAAAAATGTAACTCCTACAAATAGAGAACTTCTAGCACAGGGAACAGGTAATATTCTTTCTGGTTTAGTAGGAGGGTTACCAGTTACACAAGTAATTGTAAGATCATCTGCAAACATACAATCAGGTGGGAAGACTAAAATGTCAGCAATCATTCACGGTTTTTTATTATTAATATCTGTAATACTTATACCTACGCTACTTAATAAAATACCGTTATCCGTACTAGCAGCTATATTACTTGTTGTAGGATACAAACTAGCAAAGCCTTCTACTTTTAAGGCAATGTGGAGTGCTGGATGGAAACAATTTGTGCCATTTATAGTAACTGTGGTAGGTATCTTCTTTATCGACCTTTTATGGGGAATAGGGCTTGGTCTTGCAGTAGGTATCGTGGTAGTACTTTACAAGAGTTACAAGAACTCACACTTTTTACATAAAGAGGATAGAAGTAATGGAGCGCAGCAAATGAAAATGACACTTGCCGAAGAGGTTACTTTCTTCAATAAAGGTGCTATTCTCAAAGAACTAGACAATTTACCTGAAAACTCGTATCTTGAATTAGACGTGCGTAAAACGCGCTTTTTAGACAATGATATTATTGAAATTTTAGAAGACTTTGCTGTCAAAGCAAAAGCAAGAAATATAGATATTAAATTAATCTCAGAAAAAGGCGAAGTGGAGAACCCACCTAGCTATATAGAGTTCTTTAAATTAAGACCAAAAACAGCATAAATTATGAAAGCACACACAAAGATTACACAGGCAAAAATGACGCCTGATACCGCATTAGAATTTTTACAAGAAGGTAATGAGCGCTTTTTGAAAAATTTAAAAGCTAATCGTAATTTATTAGAGCAGGTAAACGATACTTCTGATGGGCAATATCCATTTGCAACCATCTTAAGCTGTATAGATTCTAGAGTATCTGCAGAGTTAGTTTTTGATCAAGGACTTGGAGATGTATTTAGCGTGCGTATCGCAGGAAACTTCATTAATGAAGATATCTTAGGAAGTATGGAGTTTGCTTGTAAAGTAGCAGGAACTAAACTTCTTGTAGTTTTAGGACACACAAGCTGTGGGGCTATTAAAGGAGCTTGTGATCACGTGAGATTAGGTAATCTTACTGCTCTTATCAATAAAATAGAGCCAGCCGTAGCAGCTGTAAAAGAGCCTAAAGATGAAGCTTTAAGAACTTCGGCAAATTTAGATTTTGTGGATGAAGTATCTCGTGAGAATGTAAAAATCGCCATCGACAATATAAGATCTAGAAGTGTGGTACTGAACGACATGGAGAAGGATGGTGAAATCAAAATTGTAGGCGCCATGTATGATATAACTGACGGGAAAGTTACTTTTATGTAGTAAATATGCTTTCGCGAAAGCGTAACTCACAACAGTATACGCTTTATACAAACTAAAATGTTAAATTAGTAGGGTGGTTCCGTTAAGAAGCCACCCTATTTTTATGCAACGAATTAACTTTC
The genomic region above belongs to Dokdonia sp. Dokd-P16 and contains:
- a CDS encoding carbonic anhydrase family protein — its product is MKAHTKITQAKMTPDTALEFLQEGNERFLKNLKANRNLLEQVNDTSDGQYPFATILSCIDSRVSAELVFDQGLGDVFSVRIAGNFINEDILGSMEFACKVAGTKLLVVLGHTSCGAIKGACDHVRLGNLTALINKIEPAVAAVKEPKDEALRTSANLDFVDEVSRENVKIAIDNIRSRSVVLNDMEKDGEIKIVGAMYDITDGKVTFM
- a CDS encoding SulP family inorganic anion transporter is translated as MFKYLKNDLPASVVVFFVALPLCLGIALASGAPLFSGLIAGIIGGIVVGALSGSKIGVSGPAAGLAAIVLTAIGALGGYENFLVAVVLGGIIQLVFGFLKAGIIGYYFPSSVIKGMLTGIGIIIIFKQIPHFFGYDADPEGDFAFFQMDGENTLSELGNIIGSISIGATLVGVLALGILILWSNVLSKKGRIFQLIQGPLVAVAVGIIYFISTQGSEYGISAEHLVSVPVPDSVDSFIGQFAFPNFGAITNPAIWVTAFTIALVASLETLLCVEATDKLDPDKNVTPTNRELLAQGTGNILSGLVGGLPVTQVIVRSSANIQSGGKTKMSAIIHGFLLLISVILIPTLLNKIPLSVLAAILLVVGYKLAKPSTFKAMWSAGWKQFVPFIVTVVGIFFIDLLWGIGLGLAVGIVVVLYKSYKNSHFLHKEDRSNGAQQMKMTLAEEVTFFNKGAILKELDNLPENSYLELDVRKTRFLDNDIIEILEDFAVKAKARNIDIKLISEKGEVENPPSYIEFFKLRPKTA